One window of the Triticum dicoccoides isolate Atlit2015 ecotype Zavitan chromosome 3B, WEW_v2.0, whole genome shotgun sequence genome contains the following:
- the LOC119274834 gene encoding DNA excision repair protein CSB-like isoform X1: MEEEDDDQRLLHSLGVTSANIDDIERKILSQAKTDPKKGDAEASGPPAGGDQETKLTTPQDDAQAKLHQKLRSVQLEIDAVASTLGGAKQAAGKKSGGGGSGRADAEDKKKKKEKVKEEENADEDAPRGGALQQALAAERLRSLKRAKVQIQREILQSGPGPSGSGNQKDKMLSMLVEDEPRRKKSLKPPGGPKKKSPTRRLKTVTYDDDDDFDAVLDGASAGFMETEREELIRKGLLTPFHKLKGFEKRVECPGTSSRQNDSAEQAQETMEASSIAKVAQAMQNMAQSRPTTKLLDAEFLPKLDAPTAPFQRLGVPLKRPGLPSSDERKNKRLKSKTKRPLPGKKWMKANSKKESLLDGMPRPLQPSELFFALVLFYAHGKCSQVSLFATTLYQDTSVNSSCLVSAVADEDVGDAAASASVSENEDEVIEDSDGLPPVILEGGLRIPGSVYTQLFDYQKVGVQWLWELHCQRAGGIIGDEMGLGKTVQVLSFLGALHDSGMYKPSIVICPVTLLQQWRREASKWYPKFKVEILHDSANSSSKKGKRYSDSESDVSWDSDQEEVTRAKPAQKWDDLISRVVNSGSGLLLTTYEQLRIIREKLLDVEWGYAVLDEGHRIRNPNAEVTLVCKQLQTVHRIIMTGAPIQNKLSELWSLFDFVFPGKLGVLPVFETEFSVPITVGGYANATPLQVSTAYRCAVVLRDLIMPYLLRRMKADVNAQLPKKTEQVLFCSLTQEQRATYRAFLASSEVEQIFDGNRNSLYGIDVLRKICNHPDLLEREQAAQNPDYGNTERSGKMKVVEQVLKVWKDQGHRVLLFAQTQQMLDILENFLTACDYQYRRMDGLTPPKQRMALIDEFNNTDEIFIFILTTKVGGLGTNLTGANRVIIFDPDWNPSTDMQARERAWRIGQKRDVTVYRLITRGTIEEKVYHRQIYKHFLTNKVLKNPQQRRFFKARDMKDLFTLQDDDKNGSTETSNIFGQLSEDVNIGAPDGEERGEGSSALPTSAEAEPSVDGNGKSDLRSDQADEESNILKSLFDGQGVHSAINHDAIMSANDDQKLRLEAEASQVAHRAAEALRQSRMLRSRDDFAVPTWTGRAGAAGAPSSVRRKFGSTLNTQLVSSLQPSEGSSSSSSRVQSLQVGALHGKALSSAELLAKMRGTREGAASDALEHQLSLGSASNQRPGSTENGRTSNSNSSRNMIVQPEVLIRQLCTFIQQNGGSASSTSLTEHFKNRIQPKDMLVFKNLLKEIATLQRGAGGATWVLKPEYG; the protein is encoded by the exons atggaggaggaggacgacgaccagCGCCTGCTGCACAGCCTCGGCGTCACCTCCGCCAACATCGACGACATCGAGAGGAAGATCCTTTCGCAG GCGAAAACCGACCCTAAGAAGGGCGAcgccgaggcgtcggggccgcccGCTGGCGGTGACCAGGAGACTAAACTCACAACGCCTCAAGATGATGCTCAGGCCAAACTGCACCAGAAACTGCGGTCCGTGCAGCTTGAGATCGATGCTGTGGCTTCTACACTTGGAGGGGCTAAACAAGCTGCTGGAAAGAAAAGCGGCGGGGGCGGCTCGGGTAGAGCTGACGCcgaggataagaagaagaagaaggagaaggtgaAGGAGGAGGAGAATGCTGATGAAGACGCCCCTCGTGGAGGAGCGCTCCAGCAGGCGCTTGCCGCCGAGCGGCTCAGGAGCCTCAAGAGGGCTAAGGTGCAGATTCAGAGAGAGATATTGCAGTCGGGACCTGGCCCGTCCGGGTCGGGCAACCAAAAAGATAAGATGCTGTCAATGCTGGTTGAAGATGAGCCCAGGCGGAAGAAGTCGCTGAAGCCGCCTGGTGGGCCTAAGAAGAAGTCGCCGACACGTCGGTTGAAAACCGTCAcctatgatgatgacgacgacttcGACGCAGTGCTCGATGGAGCTTCTGCGGGGTTCATGGAGACT GAAAGGGAAGAGCTGATCAGGAAGGGTCTGCTGACACCGTTTCACAAGTTGAAGGGCTTTGAGAAGCGCGTTGAATGCCCTGGAACTTCTAGCAGGCAAAATGACTCTGCAGAACAAGCCCAGGAAACCATGGAAGCTTCCAGCATTGCTAAAGTTGCTCAGGCAATGCAGAACATGGCACAAAGCCGCCcaactaccaaattgcttgatgcgGAGTTCTTGCCTAAGCTGGATGCACCGACTGCTCCGTTTCAAAGGCTTGGAGTACCTCTAAAACGCCCTGGCCTTCCCAGCTCAGACGAGCGGAAAAACAAAAGGCTAAAGAGTAAGACCAAGAGACCGTTGCCTGGCAAGAAATGGATGAAAGCCAACTCAAAGAAGGAGTCATTATTGGATGGTATGCCAAGGCCTCTTCAGCCTTCAGAGCTTTTTTTTGCTTTAGTGTTATTCTATGCACATGGAAAATGCAGTCAGGTTTCCTTATTTGCTACCACTTTGTACCAAGATACCTCAGTGAACTCATCATGTCTGGTTTCTGCAGTTGCAGATGAGGATGTTGGAGATGCAGCCGCATCAGCTTCTGTGTCTGAGAATGAAGATGAAGTAATAGAAGATTCTGATGGGTTACCTCCAGTCATCCTTGAAGGTGGTTTAAGAATTCCTGGCTCAGTTTACACACAGCTGTTTGACTACCAAAAAGTGGGAGTGCAGTGGTTATGGGAGTTACATTGTCAAAGGGCTGGTGGAATAATTGGCGATGAAATGGGCTTAGGAAAGACCGTGCAGGTCTTATCATTTCTTGGTGCTTTGCATGACAGTGGTATGTACAAGCCTAGTATTGTTATCTGTCCTGTGACCCTTTTGCAACAGTGGCGAAGGGAGGCCAGTAAGTGGTATCCAAAATTCAAAGTTGAGATCTTACATGATTCTGCAAACAGTTCAAGTAAGAAGGGCAAGAGATACAGCGATTCTGAGAGTGATGTTTCTTGGGATAGCGATCAGGAAGAGGTTACACGGGCGAAGCCTGCACAAAAGTGGGATGACTTGATTTCACGTGTTGTAAATTCAGGGTCAGGTTTGCTTCTGACGACATACGAGCAGCTAAGAATCATACGGGAGAAGTTGCTTGATGTAGAATGGGGATATGCTGTATTGGATGAGGGTCACCGCATAAGGAATCCTAATGCCGAAGTAACTCTTGTGTGCAAGCAATTGCAGACTGTGCACAGGATAATTATGACAGGGGCGCCTATTCAGAATAAACTTTCGGAACTGTGGTCTCTCTTTGATTTTGTGTTCCCTGGGAAATTAGGAGTCCTGCCAGTGTTTGAGACTGAGTTCTCTGTTCCAATTACTGTCGGTGGGTATGCTAATGCAACACCGTTGCAAGTGTCCACAGCGTACAGATGTGCTGTTGTCCTGCGTGACTTGATCATGCCATATCTTCTTAGGAGAATGAAAGCTGATGTCAATGCACAGCTTCCCAAGAAAACAGAGCAGGTTCTTTTCTGTAGTTTAACTCAAGAGCAACGTGCTACTTATCGTGCATTTCTTGCTAGTTCAGAGGTGGAACAAATATTTGACGGTAACAGAAACTCCCTTTACGGGATAGATGTTCTAAGGAAGATATGTAATCATCCTGATCTTCTTGAGAGAGAACAAGCTGCTCAGAATCCTGACTATGGGAATACTGAAAGAAGTGGAAAGATGAAAGTGGTTGAGCAAGTCCTTAAAGTCtggaaagatcaaggccatcgtgtTCTTCTTTTTGCTCAGACCCAACAGATGCTTGACATTTTGGAGAACTTCTTGACCGCCTGTGACTACCAATATCGACGAATGGATGGACTTACACCTCCAAAGCAAAGAATGGCACTCATTGATGAGTTCAATAATACAGATGAAATTTTCATTTTCATTCTGACAACAAAAGTTGGTGGATTGGGTACGAATTTGACCGGTGCAAACAGGGTTATAATATTTGATCCTGACTGGAACCCTTCGACAGACATGCAG GCCAGGGAACGAGCATGGCGAATTGGGCAAAAAAGAGACGTGACAGTTTACAGGTTGATCACACGTGGGACGATAGAGGAGAAAGTTTACCATCGACAGATATACAAGCATTTTCTCACAAACAAAGTACTGAAAAACCCTCAGCAAAGGAGGTTCTTTAAAGCCAGGGACATGAAAGATTTATTCACATTGCAAGATGATGACAAGAATGGTTCAACTGAAACATCAAACATTTTTGGCCAATTGTCTGAAGATGTGAACATCGGTGCTCCAGATGGTGAGGAGCGAGGCGAGGGATCTTCAGCTTTACCGACCAGTGCAGAGGCTGAACCATCTgttgatggaaatgggaaatcagacCTTAGATCTGACCAAGCGGATGAAGAATCCAACATTTTGAAGAGTCTTTTTGATGGCCAGGGCGTTCAT AGTGCCATAAATCATGATGCCATAATGAGTGCTAACGACGATCAGAAGCTGCGCCTAGAAGCAGAAGCTTCACAGGTGGCACACAGGGCAGCTGAGGCTTTACGCCAATCACGGATGCTCAGAAGCCGTGATGACTTTGCTGTTCCCACATGGACAGGAAGAGCTGGTGCTGCCGGGGCGCCGTCTTCTGTCCGCAGGAAATTTGGGTCAACACTCAACACCCAGCTGGTTAGTTCTTTGCAGCCATCAGAAGgttcaagcagcagcagcagcagggttcAAAGTCTTCAGGTGGGCGCTCTACATGGCAAAGCGCTGTCCTCTGCCGAGCTTCTGGCTAAGATGCGTGGAACGCGAGAGGGGGCAGCTTCAGATGCACTGGAACATCAGCTCAGCCTGGGCTCCGCTTCCAATCAAAGACCAGGCTCGACAGAGAACGGGCGCACATCAAACTCTAATTCTAGCAGGAACATGATCGTGCAGCCTGAGGTCCTGATCCGCCAGCTGTGCACCTTCATACAACAAAACGGTGGCTCCGCCAGCTCGACGAGCTTGACGGAACATTTCAAGAACCGCATACAACCAAAGGATATGCTGGTGTTCAAGAACCTGCTCAAGGAGATAGCAACCTTGCAAAGGGGCGCAGGCGGCGCAACGTGGGTGCTGAAACCCGAGTATGGGTAA